In Labilibaculum sp. DW002, the DNA window TTGTGATATGAACTGTTTGGTATTTGTTAGGACGAATAATTAATGGTTCATAAACCATACACTTGTCCTTATCAAGTAGTGTAAACACCATATCCAGGTGAATAAATGACTCCGGATGTGATGGTAATTCCTGAACTAAGATATGACGAGGCTTCTCTTCTTTTTGAGAAAGCAGTTGAGCCAAAATAAAGTCGATCCCCTGAGTTGTAGTACGTGTTCCGTTACCAATAACCAGAATATCTTCACGAGCAACCAAAACATCACCACCCTCAATCATACAATTAGGGTCCATGTTTGGATTATCGATAGGGTTCACCGTTTTTGCTTTGAAACCTGGTGTATAATCGAAAATAGCCTGCATGATTAATGACTCACGATCACGAACAGCATTTGCCATTTTCCCAATCAAAACCTCATCTCCCAGCGACATAGATGCGTCACGCGTAAAGAAGAAATTATGAAGCGGGCGCATAGCATAGCGCTCTTTACTTAAAAATTTCGTTAGGTTGTCGCGTGTTAAAGCTACTCCTTCGATCAATAATGAAGCTAAATCTTCAGCATTTTGATCTAATAAAGTATCCTTAATACAATACGTATTTCCTTTAACAGCAAGTTCAGGTTCAATCTTACAAATCTTATCAATCACGATTTCCTTAACCTTATCATCCTTAAGGATATTGGCCAACAAATCTTTTACCTGATAAGTTTGAGTAATTTCTCCCAAAGATCCGCTTAGCTGCTTGTACTCTTTTTGCGCTACTGCAAGGTTTAGAATATCGCTATAAAGAGCTCTTTCAGCATTCTCAGGAGTCATGTTCTCAACTTCCGATCCTGGAGTATGAAGAATAACACCTTCCAGTTCTCCAATTTCTGAGCGAACATCTAATTCTACGTACTTAGTCATACCGATCTAATAAAGTGTCGTTAGTCTTTGTTGTTTGTATCAAAAAAAAGATTTTTCGATTTGCAAATGAAGTAAAAATTTAGTGTATAGAAAAGGATTGCGTTAAGTAAATTTCACTTTTGCTAAAATGCTGCTGAAACGATTCAAATCATGATAAATAGAACCTTTTAATCTTTACGATTAACTTTTGTAATTATGTAAATAAGAATCATTTTCAAGGAATGAATATCAATTTGTTCCATAAGCTATTTTAATAGGGCGTTACCAAATTATTACTTTTTTTACCACAAAAGTATATTTTGGTCAAGCTTTTCGCTATTACTCCTCGCTCATTCTTCGCTGTGGGGTATCCGCTACAATCCTTAACGCATATGTACTACGTGCTTTTTATTGATCATAGCTCAACTAAATTTATACATAAGTTTCATTCACTTAAAGATAAGAAAGTTTATCTTTGAATTAGGAATGAAGGAGAGTATTAAAATATGGATTTTGGGATTGTTTGTTTTTGCTTTGGCTAATGTAAAAACTGCGAATAGTAGCATAATTTGTCGTGTGAATGTGCTTCAGGATACAATTGTGTTTTTAGATTCTAATTTGCACGTTAATCTTGATGAAGTAAAAATTAAGAGATATAAAAAAAGGAAACGAAGACATTATCGAAGTACACGTAAATATTGGCGTACTGTTCGAAATATCCGGATTGTATACCCATATGCACAAGCAGCAAATGAAACCATTGTAAAATTAACCAATGAGTTAGATTCAATTGATAGCAACAAGCAACGAAGAAAATTGATTCGAAAAGAATACAAAGGCTTAATGAAGGAGTATAAAAAGCCTAT includes these proteins:
- a CDS encoding arginine deiminase family protein, with protein sequence MTKYVELDVRSEIGELEGVILHTPGSEVENMTPENAERALYSDILNLAVAQKEYKQLSGSLGEITQTYQVKDLLANILKDDKVKEIVIDKICKIEPELAVKGNTYCIKDTLLDQNAEDLASLLIEGVALTRDNLTKFLSKERYAMRPLHNFFFTRDASMSLGDEVLIGKMANAVRDRESLIMQAIFDYTPGFKAKTVNPIDNPNMDPNCMIEGGDVLVAREDILVIGNGTRTTTQGIDFILAQLLSQKEEKPRHILVQELPSHPESFIHLDMVFTLLDKDKCMVYEPLIIRPNKYQTVHITIQAGKVVNIKRENNLLQALKKLGMELKPIHCGDTKEPWNQEREQWHGANFFAVGPGKAVGYARNIYTMEEMNKNGFEIIPADDVISHKVNLTDYEKYVITLEGSELPRGGGGARCMTMPIRRKSVNW
- a CDS encoding DUF4294 domain-containing protein, yielding MKESIKIWILGLFVFALANVKTANSSIICRVNVLQDTIVFLDSNLHVNLDEVKIKRYKKRKRRHYRSTRKYWRTVRNIRIVYPYAQAANETIVKLTNELDSIDSNKQRRKLIRKEYKGLMKEYKKPIMKLKISQGKLLLKLIDRETGGTSYDHLKELKGSFTAVFWQSVATMFGSSLKAEYDPLGDDWMVEEILDRMKKNELGPPSKLPIKRIN